TATCATTTCTATTTTTAGGATTATAGGTAAATGacacttttttttgtatttaaaaaatacaaatggaTCTTAAATTCTTCTTCTTTATTGTAAGTCCAAATTTCTCAGTGTAAAACCCAATTCTTGACAACCTGTTAAGTTCCCTTTTAATTAACTTTTCTAAGATATAGTTtagatttcattattttaaattaatgtttgaTATATAATTGgtataaaatgtaaataaatgaggtagaaagggaaaggaaatttaagagctggtctacactactgcagcAAGTTGACCCAAGTTACGCTAGTTCAGTTATGTGAATAACTtaactgaagtcgacgtagcttaggtcgacttaccccagtgtctacactgtgctgggtcgacaggagacgctctcccaacGACTTCCTTCTCttttctcggggaggtggagtactggaatcaactggagagtgctctgcgatcgatttagcaggtcttcaacAGACCGCTAGATCAACACCGCTTTCGATTGCAGCAGAGTCAATCTACTGGTAAGTGTGGACATGGCACTATTTTTCAGGAAATActtttcccctgcccccaatTGTCTTTTAAAGAGCTATCCAAATTGGGATCTTAAatcaagttgttgtttttttgaagtCCTAAATCCATATACATATTCTTCTAGCAATGGGACTACAATTTAGGCTCTCTTGTCACTGCTCTGATCAAAAAAGCATCCTCTCACAGCTTCGAGGCAAGCTCTTGGCGTATAAAATCCATGAGCACTTGATCACCATTTCTGTATTTTACTTACATATTATGCTTCCAGTTCTCCCCGCCCGCCATTTCTTTCTCAAAGCACAAGCCTGTCACCATTACATCCTTAAATATGCACAATAGTTAGGTGTTATTCTCAGGTGTTAGGATAATGTTAGATatttctgaaatgcttccaaACCTCATTAGCCTCTTGCACAGCAGCACTTTATATTACAAACCTGGCTATTACTAAGtgtttttcattctttaaaaACAACCCACATATGTATTCTGTAGCTATCAATAATTCTAATGAAAATCTAGGACTAGCATGTGGGTTCCTAGTGAAATGGAAATTAGTTTGAAAGCCTCTTTATTCAGGCAGGTATCAGGAAATCAAATCACACCTCTAACTGGATTGTTGCCCATTGCAGACATTTGGACATATTCACTTTGAAAAACTGAACTTAATTTCAAACTAGCTCTTAAATTTTCCTTTCTGTAATAAATCTCAGTGCACAATTATACCTGATTGTATTTTGTCTAGAGCCAAATGGAAACAAAGTGTTCCACCAATGCAAACAACAATATTAACTTGATACAGTCATCTCTCCTCTTTGGTGAAAAGGTAATTCAGTATATTTATCATAAATAATTTAATTCTAAATAAAGTTTGGCAATTACGCCTTTAGCTCACAcattttaatagtttttttttaatcttactgTAACTATTAGACTAGttctcacccacacacacatccacgcTCCAATTTGCAAATTATCTTGACCTATTCGTTCTGCAGACTAGAAACTGTTGGGTTACTGGATTTAAGACTAAAGAACGTATGCTCTATGCTCCCAACCTTAGGGTTCAGACCCATAAGCTAAAAGAGAATGAGGTGAGTGGCAATacgtctttggcctggtctacactaggaggttatgtccaatttagcagcgttaaatcgaattaaccctgcacctgtccacacaacgaagctatttagttcgacataaaggtctcttaaattcgatttctgtactcctccccaacgaggggagtagcgctaaattcgacatggccatgtcgaattagggtaggtgtggatggaaatcgacactaatagctccgggagctatcccacagtgcaccactttgttgacgctctggacagcagtccgagctccgatgctctgaccagccacacaggaaaagccccgggaaaatttgaattccttttcctatctgggcagtttgaatctcatttcctgtttggacatcgtggcaagctcagcagcactggcaacgatgcagagttctccagcagaggtgaccatgcaatcagagaatagaaagagggcctcagcatggactgatcgggaagtcttggatccgatcgctgtgtggggcaatgagtccatgctttcggagTTGCGATCAAAAAGacagaatgcaaagatctacgagaagatctcaaaaaaCCATGAcaaagagaggatacagccgggatgcaacgcagtgccgcgtgaaaatcaaggaactgagacaagcctaccagaagaccaaagagtcaaacggacgctccggatcccagccccacacatgccgtttctatgaggcactgcattccattctagatgcggccgccaccactaccccaccactgaccgtggactctgaggatgggatattgtcgacggccgcttcctcggagatgttagcggatggcgaagatgaggaggaggacgaggcagtcgacagcgcttacaacgctgatttcccagacagccaggatctcttcatcaccctcacagagatcccctaccaaccgtccccgggcgttaacccggaccctgaatcaggggaaggatcagtcggtaagtgttttaaacatgtaaacatttattttgaacagaacaggaatattaacaatgggtttatcatgattagtttgccctaggcgctctactttttagtccttgccagtgcagctactggaaaagaaggtctatatgtctaTAGGTCTATatgatagagctgaaatcctcatgggacatctccacgaagctctcctggaagtaattggaaagcctttgcatgaggttcctggggagagcggccttattgtgtcctccgtggtaggaaacttttcctcgccaggctatcaccaagtactctgggatcattgccttgcagagcatggcggcatacggccctggtttttgctggctttcacgcagcatgcgttctttctcggtctcagaaattctcagcagagtgatgtcgctcatggtgacctgctcagaattaggggaatgttactattgggactgcttgcctgttcctttacagaactctcACCGGCGGTTTACCGCCACGCGGTGGagacgggagaggggcagcatccagggatctttcccggggacagccgcgagggggtgggacaggggcagagttcatgcttgccggattgctggcagcaggaactggccaacgataggagcattgctttgaacgtgaaaggagggcacagctataatttaagttttaagcagccaaaagtctacggcttaccatgtcagcctgctacccgaattccgctgtcctgccccgcttgtctgatctccactgcaagaccccaggcactgaatgcgaaggccaaaaattcaaccttgtcctgagtgcgcatgtgataggtgctgtgcacggtcttgttcacagagaaagactatgttcattgttcacaaaaaattatctttgtgagaaattcactccctttttcccatcccacagctgcgactgtctcccgacctaccctggcatccccctcacagaggctggcgcagattaggcggagaaagaaaaggacacgggacgacatgttctcagaacttatgggctgctcccgagccgatgcagcccagcagacccagtggagggaaaaCATGTGGCAATACCAGCGAGCgcacagcgaatgggaggagaggtggcggcaggaagaccagcaggcgactcaaacgctgcttggactaatgagggagcaaacggacatgctccggcgccttgtggatgttctgcaggaccggaggcaggaggacagagccctgctgcagtctctctctaaccgccctcccccgcccatacccccctcacccaaagtcccaagaaggaggagtggcaggggccgtgaaaactgtctctccacccctgcagactgctcatgtaccagaaggctctcattcccaaaaatttgataagtcctttccttctcgcctcacccaagcccccgtcccagtttcatcccctgtgTAGTTtctaataaaagatacgtttctgttaattactgtttccatcatgttcttttaggggagagtgtgtttgaaggggggttGGTAATTGAAGAGGagagtcacctttaccagggtacagacacgagGGCAGGTTCAgctgaaggtcacacacacattgcagtcactaggcaccctggtcagtctgggaggtggttttcatgttcgggggggggggggggggaagcatgtgactttgtggcaggggagggcggatagagatcttatgctgcggtccttatcctggatcacagagccacgcagcaggggatctgtaaccgtcctcccccgccacaaagtcacatagcccccacacacagagtcctgaaaaggaggggtggcaggctctgt
This Chrysemys picta bellii isolate R12L10 chromosome 8, ASM1138683v2, whole genome shotgun sequence DNA region includes the following protein-coding sequences:
- the LOC135973053 gene encoding uncharacterized protein LOC135973053 yields the protein MSPCFRSCDQKDRMQRSTRRSQKTMTKRGYSRDATQCRVKIKELRQAYQKTKESNGRSGSQPHTCRFYEALHSILDAAATTTPPLTVDSEDGILSTAASSEMLADGEDEEEDEAVDSAYNADFPDSQDLFITLTEIPYQPSPGVNPDPESGEGSVAATVSRPTLASPSQRLAQIRRRKKRTRDDMFSELMGCSRADAAQQTQWRENMWQYQRAHSEWEERWRQEDQQATQTLLGLMREQTDMLRRLVDVLQDRRQEDRALLQSLSNRPPPPIPPSPKVPRRRSGRGRENCLSTPADCSCTRRLSFPKI